The sequence CGGCATCACCAACCAACGCGAGACCTCGCTGGTGTGGCGCCGCGACGACGGCCGCGCGCTACACCGCGCCATCGTGTGGCAGGACCGTCGCACCGCCGATCACTGCGCGGCGCTGCGCGAGCGCGGGCTGCAGCCGCGCCTGCGCGAGCTGACCGGGTTGGTGCTCGATCCCTACTTCTCGGCCACGAAGCTGGCTTGGACCCTCGACCACGTCGAGGGGGCCCGCGCCGCGGCGGCCCGGGGCGAGCTGGCTGCGGGCACCATCGACAGCTACCTGCTGTGGCGCATGACCGCCGGCGCGGTGCATGCCACCGAGCCCAGCAACGCCTCGCGCACGCTGCTGTGGCCACTGACCGGCGGCGGCTGGAGCGACGAGCTGTGCGAGCTGCTGGCGGTGCCGCGCAACCTGCTGCCCGAGGTGCGCCCGTGCAACGCCAGCTTCGGCACCACCCGCGGGGTCCCGGGATTGCCCGACGGCATCCCGATCCACGGCATCGCCGGTGATCAGCAGGCGGCGCTGTTCGGGCAGGCCTGCTTCCACGTGGCCCAGGCCAAGTGCACCTACGGCACCGGTGCGTTCATGTTGCTCAACACCGGCGCCAAGCCGGTGCCGTCGTCGCACGGCCTGCTGACCTCGGTCGCGTGGCAGCTCGGCGACACGACCACCTACTGCCTCGAGGGCTCGTCGTTCATGGCCGGTGCGGTGGTGCAGTGGCTCCGCGACGGGCTCGGCATCATCGCGCGCTCGGCTGACGTCGAGGCGCTCGCCGCCAGCGTGCCGGACTCCGGCGGCGTCGTGGTGGTGCCCGGCCACGCAGGCCTCGGCGCGCCGCACTGGCGGGCCGACGCGCGTGGCCTCATTCGCGGGCTCACCCGCGGCTCGACCAAGGCCCACATCGCACGTGCGGCCCTCGAGGGCATCGCGCTGCAGATCGCCGACCTCGCGACCGCGATGGCGGCCGACCTCGGACGCGGCCTCGACGTGTTGCGGGTGGATGGCGGCGCCGCGGCCAACGACCTGTTGATGCAGATCCAGTGCGATCTACTCGGCGTCGCGCTCGATCGACCGCGCGTGCTCGAGGCCACCGGCCTCGGCGCGGCCGCGCTCGCCGGCCTCGGCGTGGGACTGTGGCCCGACCTGCCCACCCTCGAGCGCACGTGGCAACGCGAGCGTCGCTTCGAGCCCGCCGGCGATGCGGCTGCGCTCGCCCAGCTGCGCCGGGGATGGCGCGACGCGATCGCGTGCGCCTAGCGGTCGGATGCATCGGCGCGCAGCCGCCCCAGCGTGACCACGCACGGCGCGGGCGCGAGGCAGACCCACTGCTGCAGTCGATCGAGTCCGCCGTCGGCGAGTCGCGCGAGCCGCTGCGCCATCGCACGTCGCACCGGCTCGCGTCGCCAGCCCCACAGCCCCACGCGTGCGCGCCAGCTCGACAGCCACGCGAGGTCCACGACCTGCACGTCGCCCGGCGACGCGCCCGTGGTCGCGCGCGCACGCAGCTCGGTCGCCAGCACGTCGCCGCGATCGGACAGCGCCGCGGCGCACACCAGCAACCCGACGTGCGTCGTCCCGGCGCCGTCGAGCGCCGCGAGCAGGCCTGCGAGTCGCCCCGGTGGCCGCCCGACCACCACGGTCCTGGTCGTCGATGTGCTCGACCACGCGGGCAACCACCGCGGCAGCGGTGCGCACGAGAGGTGATCGTCGACCCAGCTCGACATGCGGCATCGATGGTCTACCATCGACGCCGACCATGTCGCTGCGATGGCTGCACGACGGCGAGCACCCCGAGCTGCCGCCGAAGGCAGACGGCCTTGCGCGCGCGGCCGCAGCCGCGCTGCCGGTGCCGCGGGGCTTTGCGTGCGCGCTCGCCGAGGCCGGCGCAGCGGCGCCGCTCGCCGCCGCGTCGGAGCTCGTGGCGCAGGGCAAGGTGATCGTGCGCTCGGCGCTCGTCCTCGAGGACGGCGAACGACACAGCGGCGCTGGCCTGGGCGAGAGCGTGGGCGACGTGGACGACCTCGCGAGCTACCGCGCGGCGGTCTCGCAGATCGCGGCCGCGCGCGCGCGCGCTGGCATGCCCACCCACCCGCGCGACGGAATCATCGTGCAGCGGCAGGTCGACGCGTGCGCCCGCGCGGTGCTGGCCAGTGAGCACGGGCGCGCCTATCTCGAAGAGTTCGACGGCCGACTCGACGCCTTCGCTAGCGGCGCGAGCCCGCGCTACTCGGGGCCGCTGGCCGGGTGGCCCCACCGCGCCCGGGCGTCCACGATGACGATCGCGGCGGCCGCGAGCACGGCGCTGCCCGGCGCGGGCTTCGGGCTCGACCTCGAGCTGGCGATCGATCGCGACGACACCGTGTTCGTGGTGCAGGCGCGGCCGCTGACCGCACCGCTCTTCCCCGACTG is a genomic window of Deltaproteobacteria bacterium containing:
- the glpK gene encoding glycerol kinase GlpK, whose product is MPTTDLVLAIDQGTTGSTCLVVDASAQVIARHTVEFPQHFPSPGLVEHDPEQVWGSVLAAIDGAVGGGRIDTSRIAAIGITNQRETSLVWRRDDGRALHRAIVWQDRRTADHCAALRERGLQPRLRELTGLVLDPYFSATKLAWTLDHVEGARAAAARGELAAGTIDSYLLWRMTAGAVHATEPSNASRTLLWPLTGGGWSDELCELLAVPRNLLPEVRPCNASFGTTRGVPGLPDGIPIHGIAGDQQAALFGQACFHVAQAKCTYGTGAFMLLNTGAKPVPSSHGLLTSVAWQLGDTTTYCLEGSSFMAGAVVQWLRDGLGIIARSADVEALAASVPDSGGVVVVPGHAGLGAPHWRADARGLIRGLTRGSTKAHIARAALEGIALQIADLATAMAADLGRGLDVLRVDGGAAANDLLMQIQCDLLGVALDRPRVLEATGLGAAALAGLGVGLWPDLPTLERTWQRERRFEPAGDAAALAQLRRGWRDAIACA